The genome window TATAATTAAAAAAGGTAAATATTGCATCTTCATCATAAAAAACTTGCGAATTTGCTTGCAATAACGAAAAAAACAATTATCTTTGCTGTTGAAAGATAAAAGAAGGAGGCTTATGGTATTTGAAAGGAAACTATCTAATTATTAACCGTCCTGCTAAACAGCCTTCATCGAACAGGGTCCGATGAAGAAGAGAGTGTTCACGATAACAATAACATCATAAAAATCAGGCTTATGACGGAGATTTCACTTATAGCATTTGATGCTGACGATACACTGTGGGGTAGTCAGACCTACTTTAACACGGTGGAGAAAGTGTACTGTGAGATTCTTGCCCCGTATGCTTCGGCTGATGAGGTGTCACATGCTCTCCGCATCACTGAAAAGGCCAACATGCCACTCCTTGGTTATGGAAGCAAGGCTTTCATGTTATCACTAATAGAGAATGCTGTCAAAGTCAGTCACGGAAAGATAAAGGGCTATGACATTGGGCAGATTATTGATGTGAGCAAAGAACTGCTACGATTACCTGGACGTCCGTTCGACGGTGTGAAAGTAACGCTGGCGAAACTACGTGACACAGGCAGGTATCGTATGATTGTATTCACAAAGGGAGAACTGCTTGACCAGGAGAATAAGTTTAAGCGTTCGGGACTGTGTCCCTATTTTGATGATATTGTCATCGAGTCAGATAAGACACCTGATGCTTACCAACGACTTTGCAGACAGTTTGGCGTAAAGGCAGGACAGCTGCTGACCGTTGGTGACTCCTTCTCAGAGGATGTGGCTCCAGCACTCAAGATGGGAGGATGGGGCGTTCACATACCTTATTATTATATAGGAAGTGAAGACGACATGTATCAAAACAATGCACATCCACACCTGTTGCGTATTGCTAAATTCGCAGAACTCACTAAATATCTGTGCCCTGTCCCACGGTTTGTGGATGAGAGCCAAGTGTCGTGAGAATCTTCCCTCACCCTGCAAAAGGAGGAATTTACGAACAAAGACTTAAAAGCCCTGTCACACACTCATTCATTGAGTTATGACAGGGCATTTTCTTTATCTTCAGAAGTATCAATCCCCCAGGGGCAAGGTCATGTCACACGAATAAATACCAAGACTTCCCAATCCTGTTTCTCAGCAGCTTCCAACAACAGTTTCTATCCTTTAATCTAAATCAGCCATTAAAATGTTCTGGAATCATAATGTTACAAAACACTTTGCTGTTGTCTGATAATAGGACCGACATTCGTCATCCTGTAGACACATAAAGGCTCTTTCGACAATATGAAAACAACTTTCAAACAACCGATTTAGGACAATGAAATATCTTTACATAACATACTGAAAAAACTTCTTTTAATCACAAACAAGCACGACTAAAAACCAAGCATGCAACCGCCAGATTATCAACCGTTTACAGAATGGTAAAATTATCAGTGCTTAATTGCGTCCTAACTAACGCCCTTCAAGCGTTCAATTAAGCCTTAGTTAGAAGCCAAGTAAGGCTTAATTGCAACGCAATTAAGCATCTAATATTTTCTACGCTTGATTTTATTCTTACAAAATAAACATTTTAGCTCCAAACAGGTTCAGTAGGATTCCACAGCATTTGGAAGCTGTGAGAATTTCCATTGATCAATTTGGACTTAAAAGAAGCTGGCGAACCTTTACTCATACACAAAGTCAAACACCTTCTCGGCTGTCAGCGTATTGCCTACAAAACAAGTCTTATGAGCTATATACTCAAACTTCTTGCGCTGTTTCTCATCGAAAGAAGCCTTGAGGTGGAAGGTGATTGGGATACGAGTAACTGTGAATTTATCCATATCTTCTTCACACTCGCCCACTTCAGCATAGCAGCCTGAGAAGTCAACACCTCCACGTTCAGCCTGCAAGCCCATGATAGTCAACACACATGCAGCCAGCGAATTACCTAACAGCTCCACAGGAGCCTGGTTCTCGCCCAGTCCGCCAAAAGCCTTGCCTGCATCGGTTCTCACTGTAACTTCTGATCTCTGATGTGTTGCTTCAACACGTCCTTTTCCCTGATAAACAGCTTTTGTAATTGTCATAATCGTAAATCTTTAGGTTTGGTTATTAATGTTTGGTTTATAAATTATCCCTCAATAAAGGAATCATGGCAGCAAAGATAATACAAAAATATGAGACTTACAACTATCACATCAGATACAACCCAATGCTGCCAGTGTACAAATGACACAATTATACAAAATACATAAACATACAGGCATTATGTAACCAAGAATTGACATTCACCTTCTATAATGATATTTAAAGGTAATTAGTTGTTACAACAAATATTATTTGTTATTTTTGCAAACGACATTAGCTTACCTTTAAACACATTCATTTATCAACATAACATAAAAGATTGCATTATGAAACACCTTTTACTATTGATGTTTGCATGTACCACCATAGCGGTAAATGCACAGGAAAAATTCACAGTAGGTAATCTTACCTATACTGTAACAAGCCCGACAACCGTGGAAGTCACGAAACTGGATAGCAAAGTAAAGGATGCTGTCGAGATTCCAGAGAAAGTTACGAACACTGATGCGAAGCAATACACTGTTACTTCTATCGGTGAAGAAGCCTGCAAGTGGTCGGATGCTGTATCCATAACACTCCCGGAAACAGTTGATTCCATCAAGAACTCTGCCTTTTCCGGCTGTAAGATTACAAGCATCACATTCCCAAAGAACCTGCGCTATATCGGCTCATACGCATTCAGTTCAACAAAGCTGACAAGCATTGATGTCCCTGCAACAGTAGAAGAAATCAATGACCACGCTTTCTTTGGTTCCAGCAGTAACCCGTCACTTGCTTCTGTCAAGCTGCATGAAGGACTGAAAAAAATTGGGGATGGTGCTTTCTATTCCAGTGCGCTTACTGAAATTGAGATACCTGCATCAGTTACGACATTGGGAAAATCAGTTTTCCTACGTAACAGATTACTCAAGAAAGTTGTTTTCCATGATGGTCTTTTATCCATCGGACAAGGTGCCTTCAATGACTGTCGGGCGTTGACAGAATTCACCTTGCCGAACACCTTGAAGAAGATAGAAGAAGAGGCTTTCCTCAATGCTAAAGCTATCAAAAGTCTGAATATTCCGAAATCATTGGAGACTATCGGTAGCTGTGCCTTTGCAAGCACGAACCTGACAACCATCACCCTCGATGCAGACAATAAGAACTTTGTTCTGAAAGATGGCGTTCTCTACACCAAGGACTATAAAGTCTTACAGCTGGCACCTCTGAAAGGTCTCAAGAATTATCAGGTGGAAAGCGCATGCCTGGGTATTGCAGGCGGAACTTTCTGGGGAAGTGAACTGGAGAGCATCACACTTTCAGACAACATTGTAGCTATTGGCTATGGTGCCTTCCTTGGCTCACAGCTTAAGAGTATCAACTGGCCGAAGTATTTGAGCTATATTGAAGAGCAGGCATTTGCCAACACACAGTTCACTGAACTGACATTGCCTTCATCCGTATATTACATTGCTGATGGTTGTTTTGCAAGCTGCAAGAAACTCACGAAGGTAACAATGCCTTCCGGTGTAATGCAGGTATATGCACATGCTTTCCACAACTGCGAGCTACTGACTCAATTTGTTGCCAAGGGAAGTACTGCACCGGAATTCATGTCCTATTATGAGTCCTATGACGCTCCATTCTACGGCATAGCATCTCCTGCAACACTTATTGTTCCGAAGGGTGCAATAAAGTCGTACACAGATGCAGGCTGGGGAGACTTCTTCAACATAGATGAAAGCGAAACAGCCTCATTGACAGTAAAGAGTGTTACACCAGAGAAGGAATCAAACCTGGACAAGAATGCACAATTCTCATTCAGCATTACCTTCAACGAGAATTTACAATTAGTAAATAAGAACCCAGAGGTTCAAATCCGACAGGACTACATCTACAGTGCTGTCTATATCACCCCTACTGGAACACCTCGGTGGACAGCACGTCTTGACGGGAACAATACGCTCACCATCTTCGGTAATGACAGTGACGGTTTCCTCGATTCATTCACAGCAAAGGAAGGTAAGACCTACTATGTGACTATCCCTGCCGGTGTCGTAAAGGACAACACCGGCGCAGTAAACGACCAGATGACTATCACCTACTATGGTCCTAAAACCTCAACAGGTATAGAGACACTGAAGGGTGAGACCTCATCCAACAGTAAGGTTGTTGCACGATACAACCTCAACGGTCAGGCTGTCAACGCTACACAGAAGGGTGTCCAGATTGTGAAGTACGCTGATGGTACGATACGCAAGATTGTTGTCAAGTAACATCTGTCTTGCTAAAAACTTAATAACAAGGGTAGCTGTGTATAAAAGCACAAAAGCTCAATGACAAGGTACAGATGATAATGTACTTATCCTAAAACAGGGGAACATGGATTTATAAGCCATGTTCCCCTGCTACATAATATACAGAAAGGATTATAAGTTATGTGATTCCATTCAAATCTCCTTTTAATGCCAAAAGGGCTTTGCGTGGAATGGATGAAAAGACTGAAGCCTTGATTTCACGGGGTGAGAAACGATAGAAGCGGTAGTAAAGCTGTAACTTTCTATAAGTTGTAACTAAGAAATACTGAGCTTTGAATCTAAAACTACGATTGTGGCCATGAAACCCAAAGTTGCCACCGAACCATACAACATCCATAAACTGGTTCATTGCCTGCAAAGACTCTCTATCAAAGGACAAAGGCGATAATACATACTTCTCATCCATGCCTAAGACCTTTACCAGTATCAACTGAACAGCCTCAAACGCCTTTCTGAAATCCAAAGCATCCAACCAGTCATATAACTGCTTCTTGTCAATGACATCATGATGTGTTTTCAAGAGAATTGCGACATCTGAGAACTGTCGCAATCCCACGCCTAACTCAATCAGATGATGATAGAGATGCAGAAAAGTATATAAAACATTTAAAGTGGGTTCTAATGTTGGAACAGAACAACCATCCACTTCTACGTATGTAGGTGTAAGAGACTGGAATATTTCATTCCATATCTTCTGGGATTTAACACTGGCAAATCTCATCAGACAATGGTGCAATTCCAGAATGATGGAATTATGCACCAGGTCATAATGCTGTTCTGTGGGCTTACCCTCAGTATGAACTCCCCATGTACGTTCCAGTGCAGACATAACCTTCAGAAGATTATCTTTATCACAGTAGAAATCAATGTCGCCTGGTGTCCGTGCAAGGGGATTGGGATAATAACGTCCTATTGTCTGCCCCTTTACAACAATGGCATTTATCCCATTATCATCAAATATACCACACAAAGAGACCAACTCCTTATTAACCGCCTTGTTAGACGCTGCTATCCTGCTTCGTATAGCCAGCAATTTCAAGACATCTTCCCGTTCCAAATGAACATTGTTCCGAATCAGACTATCGGCAATCACACCCAACATTGTTTGTTTAGAAGCCAACTCATAAACAGAAAGAAATTCTGTATGGGTCAAAGATAGTTCCAATGGTGTTTGCCACAATTCACTTTTCAATAAACTTAAAAAAAGAGAATATGGAGGGGACTGCATGTCTATCATACACGTTGTTATTTGTCGAGGACAGAGTATTTACTGTTGTTACTTACATATTCTGGTACGATTTCCTTCATCTTTTCAACTATGACCATATCGTTGTAAGTATGACTCAAAGCTATAAGCGATTCTATCTGCTTGTTTACTTCATTATAATCATACTCACGCACCTCAGCAATACGAATCTTCTCGTGGAAACTTGGAAGGGTATTCTCAGTCGTACTCAAAACCTCTTCATAAAGTTTCTCTCCAGCACGCAAGCCTGTGTACTTTATCTCAATATGCTCTGCACCTGAGAGTTTTATCATACGCTTGGCAAGATCAGCAATCTTCACAGGTTTACCCATATCGAACACGAAAATCTCACCTCCACTTCCATGTGTACCTGCTTCAAGCACGAGTTTACATGCCTCAGGTATCAACATAAAGAAGCGGATGATATTCGGGTCGGTTACAGTTACTGGTCCACCAGCCTTTATCTGCTTTTCAAACAACGGTATGACAGAACCATTTGAACCCAATACATTACCAAAACGAGTGGTAACAAATTGTGTGACAGGCTTACCATCAGCTTGTTCATTAATCTTCTTGTTCAGACTCTGGCAATAGATTTCACAGATACGCTTTGAGCACCCCATTACATTCGTCGGGTTTACAGCTTTATCAGTGGAAACCATTACAAACTTCTTAACCCCGTACTTAACACTGAGGTCAGCAATAACCTTTGTTCCCCAGACATTGTTCTGGATGCTTTCAGATGGATTGTTCTCCATCATCGGAACGTGCTTATATGCAGCTGCATGAAATACATAATCAGGATTGTAAGTCTCGAAGATATTATCCATGCGCTCTTTGTTGGAGATACTTGCAACGATAGTGTGTGCTTTAATGTCAGGCCATTCGAATTGCATCATCAACCGAATGTTATGCTGAGGAGTCTCAGCCTGGTCAATAAGAATCAACTCTGCAGGATTATAAACGGCTACCTGTCGGACTATCTCAGAACCAATACTACCAGCCGAACCTGTAATCATTATTCGCTTGCCACGCAACAGATTACCAATAGAATCCATATCCACATTAATCTGGTCACGCGGTAGCAGATCTTCAATACTGATTTCCTTGAGCTGTACCTTGGAATAGTCATCTTCCTGACTCCATTCCTTCTCTGCAGAACTCATGAAAATCTGAACACCAAGACTCAAGAGAATATCCTGTAACTTTGCATCATTACGGAAACGCTCATTCTGTAGCGGAGATACCAAGACTGCTTTGATTTTCAACGACTTGATACGGTCAGCCAGACTATCATCTACAAGATAGACATTCTCGCCCATAAGCATGCGTCCCTTGATAGAAGGCTCATGGGAAATAAAACCTTTCAGCAGAAACTTACAAGGCTTAGTACTTCGAATACTCTTTGCCAAGCCTACTCCTCCATCCTTTACGCCATATACAAGCGTACGGATACCTTTATCAGTATTGAATAAGACATCATAAACAGACTTCGTTAATATGCGGAAAGCCATCATGCCTATTGTAGCAACAAGATACATTGCTGCAATCTGCCGTCCTTGAAGACGGACAAAGTGCATTTCCAAATTATAAACAAAATAATGCATCACCTCTGCTATAACAAGGGAAAGGAACATAGCCAATACCACTCGCTGTAAATCAACGAAGGAGGAATAGCGGATGATGCCAGAATATGTACGGAAAATCCTGAATCCTATCAAGTTGAACACCATGTACATCAAGATAGTTTTGGACAACAAGGCAATATTATTAAAAGCAACTGCGCCATGATAATATAACCAAAAGACAAAAATACCTGAAAAATAACAGATAATAATATCTATGAGTAATATTACCCAATAAGGCAATGCGTTCATCGAAAAATACCAATTCAAGATTTTATCAAATACTTTCATAATTATTTTTTAGTAGTTTACAGGAAGCCTGCCCTCAAAAATCAAAAAGGACTCGCTATTTTTCTATACAGGATTCTATTTCTGATGCAAATATACTCAAAATTTCTAAATAACACACATCAAGCCATGGATATTTGCTTTAATTACTTTTAAAAACCTTTATAAAGTCATCTTACATCCATTTGAATATGGTAAATTCCCCCATAAAGATTGGGCTGATGAGTGAAGGTAATTATCACTTCACGCTCATCATATCCTATTTGTATTGTCTTTGGCTCAAGAATGAAATTTCCGTCTGTCGACAGATAGTCTATATTACCAAGAACCTGGTAACCTGCACTGATCGCCTCTTGTGCAATATGATACATCTCATCTTTCGACCAAGTAAACATCTTGATACGTTCCAGAGAGAGGTTGTTACCAGTAACAGTGCCGAAGTAAGCTATCTGCCTTGGATTCTTACCAGTTATCTTGTCCTTACCACTCTGCGCATCATAAACCATATTATAATGGAAGATTATTTCCTTCTGGATACCATACCCATCAATTATTTGTGACGCACTTAGCTTGAAGTTTCTACTCAAGCCGGCTAATGCACCTATGCTTTGTGTACGTTCATCATCTTTACTCAACAAACTGTATAGATATGGAAAAGAGAAAGAGCCCTGAGGTGACATAGCTGCATTGGAATACTTCTCGCCTTTTACAGATGCCGCATTACCTTTCGGACCATCTGGATACTTCACATTAGCAATCAGTTTCTCCTCTTCTGTCATCTGCTTTCCACGTTTCGTTCTTACAGCTGTCCTTGCAGGTCTGTCCCCTTTCACCTTTGACTGACCACCAGATTCTGCCTGTATTCCCTTAGAATCTGCAATATAATCCCCTGTCTTCCTGACATCCTTAGCTTCCTCTTTGTTTCTTAACCCAGCATCTTCTCTGGCTTTAGAGATACTCTTTGACTGTGCCATAATCAATGCCTCGTCACGACGGAAGCGTTCACAGAAATCATCTTCGTTGGTTATCTTGTCTATATAATGGTCTTTCCCTCCTTTTATCTCATTGACTTTGGAACCATTACGCCAAATAGTTGTATATTCCAGACGACCGTTCTCATTATAAGTATAACATGGACCGTCGAGAACGCCATTGCGATAAGTCAACTTCATACCGATATTACCACTTGGGAAGAAAGACAAGGCACGCCCATCTGCCTTACCGTTCTTATATTGCAAAACAGACTCCACCCTGCCCGACTTATGAAAAGTCCTACATACACCATTTAACACAGTATGACGGTCATCATGCTTGTTGATACTTGTATAATGCTTCTCAGCTTGCAGCTGTCCTGTAATGAAATAGTCGTAAAAAATCTTGTGCCCGCCGTCATCAACAGCCAGGACACGATAATAGGAAGCCTTGTCTGCACTGCTGACCCCCTGCCACCGGCTATTATAAAAGATTGCTCCATGAGGAATATAGCTGCGCACTACATGTTGAGCCGAAGCCAGACAAAAAAAAGCACATGCAAGTATAATAAAGTACAGACGTTTCATATTATTATTCTCTAATCCGACCACAAATATACATCAATGATGCCAAAAAACAAAATTTCTTCTGTTTTTTCTCTAAATAACAACTGTAATTCAAAACAAAATAGTATCTTTGTCACATCTAACTAACTGTAACTGAAAATCGATTAACTATGCCAGAAGAAAGAAAGACAATCAAAGATTTTAAACAGCTAATCAGTCTTCTCAAAGAGAGGAACATCTGCAAGCGTACTGTAGTAGTATGGCCGGAGGATAGCCACACACAGGAATCTGTCAGCCAAGCAGCGCACGAAGGCTTCATTGAGCCGATATTAGTATGTTCTGAAGACACAGAAAAAGGTTACGTCAGGCAACATGGCTTCCAAGCTATAATTGCCCATGAACCTGCCGAAGCTGCACGGAAAGCTGTTGAACTGGTAAGAGAGCAGAAAGCTGATATTGTCATGAAAGGTTTTCTCAACACCGATGTCCTCCTACGGGCCATACTTGACAAAGAAATCGGAATCCTACCGAAAGACACAGTGTTAACCCATATAACTGCAGCAAAACTACCCGAATACCACAAACTACTTTTCTTTACTGATGCCGCTGTCATTCCCACTCCTACTGACAAGCAACGCAGAGAGCAGGTGAGATACATTGTAGACTTCTGCCACGCATTCCAGATTGAATGCCCCAAGGTTGCCCTTATACACTGTTCCGAGAAAGTTGACGAACGACACTTCCCATATACAGCTTCTTATGCTATGCTGAAAGAAGAAGGAGAGACTGGTGCTTTCGGACCATGCAGAATAGATGGTCCTTTAGACTTAAAGACTTCCTGCTCGGCTGAAGCCATGAAAATCAAACAGATAGACTCGCCTATAGAGGGAGAGGCTGATGCATTGGTGTTCCCTGATATTGAAGCTGGTAACCTCTTCTATAAAACGATTACCCTCTTCTGTCATGCAGAAACGGCAGCCGTTCTCCAAGGGACAATAGCTCCGGTCGTACTCCCCAGCCGTGGCGACACAATTGAATCCAAATTTTATAGTCTTGCCCTTGCGAGTCTAATCTCCAGGTAGCATATATATTATATATAAGGTATATATAAATAAAGCATTATGGCATACAAGATTTTAGCTATCAACCCGGGGTCGACATCAACCAAGATATCACTTGCAAACGATGACCAGCCGGTATTTGTTGCCGACATTGCTCATTCCAGAGAAGAACTGAGCACGTTCAAACGAATATCCGACCAGTATCACTTCCGCAAACAGGTTGTCATCGAAGAACTGAAGAAGCGGAATGTCCCCTTGGATTTTGATGCTGTCATTGGACGTGGCGGGCTTGCCAAACCAGTATCAAGCGGCGTGTTCACCATCACGGAGAAGATGATTACAGATCAGCAACAAGCCATTCACCAGCATGCCTGTGATCTCGGCTGTATGATTGCTGATGAGATTGCACGGGATATTCCGGGCTGTAAAAGTTTTATAGCAGATCCGGGCGTTGTGGACGAACTGGAACCCGAAGCACGTATATCAGGGTCTCCGTTAATGCCCCGCATGTGCATCTGGCATGCTCTGAACCAGAAAGCAATCGGAAGACGCTTTGCCAAAGACATGGGGACAAAGTATGAGAATCTGAACCTTATAATATGTCATCTGGGCGGAGGTGTGTCTATTGCGGCACACAGCCATGGAAAGGCTATTGATGCAAACAATGCACTGGATGGCGAAGGACCTTTCTCCCCGGAGCGTGCAGGCTCGTTGCCAGCTGCTGACTTGATTCATCTTTGCTTCAGTGGAAAATACACCGAAAACCAACTGCTGAAAAAAGTGAGCGGACAGGCGGGTCTTATTGCCCACCTTGGAACAAACGACCTCAAGGAAATAATGAACTGGATAAAGGCTGGTGATAAGCATGCAGAACTTGTGGTATCAGCCATGATATGGCACATCGCAAAGAACATTGCAGCTGAAGGTGCCGTGTTATATGGGAACGTTGATGCTATCCTCCTTACAGGCGGTATGGCAAAGAGTGACTATATCATCGAACGGCTCAAGCGACGTATCGAATACCTTGCACCAGTCCATGCCTATCCCGGACAAGATGAAATGCAGGCACTGACCGAGAACGCACTGGCTGTCCTGCGAGGTGAACGTGTGGCACAAGACTATTGACATGTGCTACAAAGAGATTAATTACCAAGAACCCTAAACAATTAAAACTTATTTTATAATTTAAAACCAGATCTTATGAAGGTACATGAATACCAGGCAAAGAAATTCTTTGCAAGTTATGGGCTTCCTGTGGACCGCAACATTATTTGCCGGACTCCCGATGAAGCTGTTGCAGCCTACAAGCAATTAGGTGTTGAGAAAGCCGTGGTGAAAGCACAGGTTCACACTGGTGGACGTGGTAAGGCAGGTGGCGTAAAGCTCGGAAGCAGCGAAGCCGAGATACGTCAGCATGCTGAGGCTATTCTGGGCATGGATATCAAGGGATTCATCGTTGACAGAGTGCTTGTCAGCGAGGCTGTTGACATTGCTTCAGAGTACTACATGAGTATCCTCGTTGACAGAAAGTCAAAGTGCCCGATGTTGATGCTGAGCCGTGCAGGTGGTATGGATATCGAGCAGGTGGCAAAGGAAACACCGGAGAAGATTGAGAAGATTATCATCGACCCTGTTACTGGCATGAGCGACTACCTAGCACGTGAGGCTGCATTCAAGCTGTTCGACAATATGGCGCAGGTTAAACAGGCTGTACCTATCTTCAAGAATATCTATAAACTATTTACCGAGAAAGATGCCTCTTTGGCGGAAATCAACCCATTGGTAATGTTGAAAGACGGGTCGCTGAAAGCAATTGATGCCAAGATGACCTTTGATGACAATGCTCTTTTCCGTCATCCAGACGTTGCCGAACTCTTTGAGCCGACAGAGGAAGAGCGCAAGGAACGTGAAGCAAAAGACAAGGGGTTCAGTTACGTAAACCTTGGTGGAAGTATTGGCTGTATGGTGAATGGTGCCGGACTTGCAATGGCTACCATGGATATGATAAAACTATATGGCGGCGAGCCAGCCAACTTCCTTGATATTGGTGGTAGCTCTAATCCGGAGAAAATAGTTGAAGCTATGAAACTCCTCTTGAGTGACAAGCATGTAAAGGTGGTATTAATCAATATTTTTGGTGGTATTACCCGCTGCGATGATGTCGCCAACGGACTTTTGGAAGCATTCAAGGTTATCGAGACTGACATCCCTATTGTAATCCGTCTGACAGGAACTAACGAAGCTGAAGGAAGAGCTATCCTCGAAGGTACCCACTTCACCGTCGGAACAAGTATGGCAGATGCTGGACATAAGGCCGTAGAACTGAGCAAAAAACTTTAAAAAACAAGAGTTATGAGTATTCTAATCAACAAAGATACAAAGTTAATCGTACAGGGCATTACAGGTCGTGATGGTAGTTTCCACGCTTCAAAGATGAAGGAGTATGGCACCAATGTGGTTGGTGGAACTTCTCCAGGTAAGGCTGGCCAGGAAGTTTGTGGTATCCCTGTATTCAATACAGTTAAAGATGCAGTTGCTGCAACTGGTGCCAACACGTCTATTATCTTCGTTCCTGCACCTTTCGCCAAGGACGCAATGCTTGAGGCTATTGATGGTGGTGTGAAACTTGTTATCTGTATCACCGAAGGCGTTCCCACACTTGATGCAGTCGAAGCACAGCGTTATGCAAAGATTAAGGGTGTGAAGGTAATCGGTCCAAACTGCCCAGGACTTATTTCTCCTGAGGAAAGCATGGCAGGTATTATGCCAACCAATATCTTCAAGAAGGGACATACTGGCGTTATCAGCCGAAGCGGAACACTTACCTATGAAGTGGTTTATAATCTTACACAAGCCGGTCTGGGACAATCCACTGCGGTCGGTGTAGGTGGTGACCCTGTTGTTGGTCTGTACTTTGAGGAACTCCTCCGTATGTTCCAGGATGACCCGGAAACAGACAGTATTGCACTCATCGGAGAAATCGGTGGTGATGCTGAAGAGCGTGCAGCCAAGTTTATCAAAGAGCATGTGACGAAGCCTGTTGCTGTATTTATCTCTGGCCAGCAGGCTCCTCCGGGTAAACAAATGGGACACGCTGGCGCAATCATCTCAAGCGGTTCTGGTTCTGCAAGCGAGAAGATTGCAGCTTTTGAGGCTGTAGGTGTACCTGTTGCACGTGAGACAAGTGAAATACCTGAGCTCCTTAAAAAGCAATTAAAGAAATAGAAGAACAGCGTTTATAATGGAATAAACCGTTTACTATAAAACAATAAAAAGAGGAATACCCTTAATGGGTATTCCTCTTTTTATTCCCAATAATTTTACTACAGAAATGTTATCAACTTTATTTTTAACAAAACATATTTCTTCCATAATCTCATTGTTTACTCACTAATATAATCAACATTAATTCTTTAATGATGTTTTGAAGGATTTATATTGCTTGGTCCCAATGCTTAAAATGGTAATTAAGATTGAAAGTTATACGATTAAGATTAAATGTCATACGGATATCTCAGTTTTTTTTCGTTACTTTGTGCACATAAATCAGAGTGTAGTATACGGCAGACATGGAACTGCTGCAATAAAACAAGATAAGACAATGGACATAACAACAAATAAAAAAGAGCGTATTTTATTTATCTGCT of Prevotella fusca JCM 17724 contains these proteins:
- a CDS encoding leucine-rich repeat protein; protein product: MKHLLLLMFACTTIAVNAQEKFTVGNLTYTVTSPTTVEVTKLDSKVKDAVEIPEKVTNTDAKQYTVTSIGEEACKWSDAVSITLPETVDSIKNSAFSGCKITSITFPKNLRYIGSYAFSSTKLTSIDVPATVEEINDHAFFGSSSNPSLASVKLHEGLKKIGDGAFYSSALTEIEIPASVTTLGKSVFLRNRLLKKVVFHDGLLSIGQGAFNDCRALTEFTLPNTLKKIEEEAFLNAKAIKSLNIPKSLETIGSCAFASTNLTTITLDADNKNFVLKDGVLYTKDYKVLQLAPLKGLKNYQVESACLGIAGGTFWGSELESITLSDNIVAIGYGAFLGSQLKSINWPKYLSYIEEQAFANTQFTELTLPSSVYYIADGCFASCKKLTKVTMPSGVMQVYAHAFHNCELLTQFVAKGSTAPEFMSYYESYDAPFYGIASPATLIVPKGAIKSYTDAGWGDFFNIDESETASLTVKSVTPEKESNLDKNAQFSFSITFNENLQLVNKNPEVQIRQDYIYSAVYITPTGTPRWTARLDGNNTLTIFGNDSDGFLDSFTAKEGKTYYVTIPAGVVKDNTGAVNDQMTITYYGPKTSTGIETLKGETSSNSKVVARYNLNGQAVNATQKGVQIVKYADGTIRKIVVK
- a CDS encoding nucleotidyltransferase family protein, with amino-acid sequence MLGVIADSLIRNNVHLEREDVLKLLAIRSRIAASNKAVNKELVSLCGIFDDNGINAIVVKGQTIGRYYPNPLARTPGDIDFYCDKDNLLKVMSALERTWGVHTEGKPTEQHYDLVHNSIILELHHCLMRFASVKSQKIWNEIFQSLTPTYVEVDGCSVPTLEPTLNVLYTFLHLYHHLIELGVGLRQFSDVAILLKTHHDVIDKKQLYDWLDALDFRKAFEAVQLILVKVLGMDEKYVLSPLSFDRESLQAMNQFMDVVWFGGNFGFHGHNRSFRFKAQYFLVTTYRKLQLYYRFYRFSPREIKASVFSSIPRKALLALKGDLNGIT
- a CDS encoding polysaccharide biosynthesis protein produces the protein MKVFDKILNWYFSMNALPYWVILLIDIIICYFSGIFVFWLYYHGAVAFNNIALLSKTILMYMVFNLIGFRIFRTYSGIIRYSSFVDLQRVVLAMFLSLVIAEVMHYFVYNLEMHFVRLQGRQIAAMYLVATIGMMAFRILTKSVYDVLFNTDKGIRTLVYGVKDGGVGLAKSIRSTKPCKFLLKGFISHEPSIKGRMLMGENVYLVDDSLADRIKSLKIKAVLVSPLQNERFRNDAKLQDILLSLGVQIFMSSAEKEWSQEDDYSKVQLKEISIEDLLPRDQINVDMDSIGNLLRGKRIMITGSAGSIGSEIVRQVAVYNPAELILIDQAETPQHNIRLMMQFEWPDIKAHTIVASISNKERMDNIFETYNPDYVFHAAAYKHVPMMENNPSESIQNNVWGTKVIADLSVKYGVKKFVMVSTDKAVNPTNVMGCSKRICEIYCQSLNKKINEQADGKPVTQFVTTRFGNVLGSNGSVIPLFEKQIKAGGPVTVTDPNIIRFFMLIPEACKLVLEAGTHGSGGEIFVFDMGKPVKIADLAKRMIKLSGAEHIEIKYTGLRAGEKLYEEVLSTTENTLPSFHEKIRIAEVREYDYNEVNKQIESLIALSHTYNDMVIVEKMKEIVPEYVSNNSKYSVLDK
- a CDS encoding HAD family hydrolase — encoded protein: MTEISLIAFDADDTLWGSQTYFNTVEKVYCEILAPYASADEVSHALRITEKANMPLLGYGSKAFMLSLIENAVKVSHGKIKGYDIGQIIDVSKELLRLPGRPFDGVKVTLAKLRDTGRYRMIVFTKGELLDQENKFKRSGLCPYFDDIVIESDKTPDAYQRLCRQFGVKAGQLLTVGDSFSEDVAPALKMGGWGVHIPYYYIGSEDDMYQNNAHPHLLRIAKFAELTKYLCPVPRFVDESQVS
- a CDS encoding OsmC family protein → MTITKAVYQGKGRVEATHQRSEVTVRTDAGKAFGGLGENQAPVELLGNSLAACVLTIMGLQAERGGVDFSGCYAEVGECEEDMDKFTVTRIPITFHLKASFDEKQRKKFEYIAHKTCFVGNTLTAEKVFDFVYE